A window of Flammeovirga kamogawensis genomic DNA:
TCTATAATATCAGTTGATTTAAACTTCTTTGGCTTCTTATATCCACTTTGATAGATGGAACCTTCAAAATCTGTAACACTAGAAGAGTTATCATAAAAGACAACCATTTGTGCCTCATCTTTACCTTCCTTATTTAAAATAACAATCTTCTTAGTAAAAGATAACTCTGCAGACCCTTCATCAAGTATTGTAAAGTGAGTAGCTGAAGAAAGAATCACACTATTTGCCCCTTTAATTAAGTTCGGGTCAATACCATCTAATGATTGAGCATTTAGTTGCCCAATCATTAATAGTAGTATAGCTATTATAAACTGTTTCTTCATCATATTATTGAATTTGAGTAAGTTCTAATGGCATCTTTTGGATTGAGTATGCTTTTTCAAAGAAAGTCTTCAAAATAGTATATTCATCTGTATTAAAAACTAGTCTATTTAATTCAAAGTCAATAAGAAAAGTAAGTAAATTATTATTCTTAACTATCTGATACCTAAACTTGCCACCTTTATTAGGTAATACCATTTGTTGAGGTCTTGGTAAATCCACTACATCAAATCCTTCAGGTAATTCAACCTGAAATGTATATTTTCTATCGATACTATATGGAAGTTCTACAGGGTACAGTCTTTTTTCTTGAGTAAAAGGATTTTCACTTAAGTTTATTAAGAACATTGGATTAAAGATAAATTTATCACCTACTTTTTCAATAACATTTTCTACTTCAAAATTATAGTTCTCAATAGCTTTCTCGTACATATTAGAAGCACCTTGTTTTTCATAGTCAGAAATTGAAAGCCCAATAACATCTTCTTCTAAAGAAGTTAAATATTCTTCTTCATCATTTCCATTCACATCTTCTCTCCAATCAATAGCAGCATATCCTTTATAACTAACTATTTTATTTCCCTCCACACCTAAATCAGGATTTATTTTCATCTTCATTCGAATACTAATATCATCTTTTACAGTTGGATTGATAGCTATAAATTGTCCATTTATATGATCGTTGTTAGACATTAAAACACCTTGATAATTTAATGCTCTTTCAGGGAGAACTCCAAAAGGTGTAGATTTAGAAGTAGCATCTAAAATAATTTTATTTCCATCAATAGAAGCAACAGCCATTACATAAATCAATTGTGATTTTTCTGCTGACCCTCTAACAATTTTACCATATTTTCTAGTACTACCGTACAAAGGAGAAGTAGTTATTCCAACTTTATTTAAGGCACCAATTAATAATAAATTAATATCAACAACATTCCCTTTTTTATCCATATAACTCTTTCTTAATGGACTACTTTTATACCTTCCATAATCACCGTCCCATGTCATACGAGATTGAATTAATGTATAAACTAAAACTGCACGTTCTGTTTTATCTTCTGTTTTAGCCATTATCGCTTCTAATTCATCTTTCATAAAACCAACACTAATAGAAGACGTTCCGTTATAAACAGATCTACGAATATCATCTAAAACTACTGGCCATGATGTTGTATGAGGTTTCATTCCAAAGTCTGATGACTTAAGTTCAATCTTTAACTTAGCTAAGTAATCATAAGGTGATGTTATCAATGGCTCAGGCTTAAATGCTGGAATATTTTCAGCTCTCCACTTTCTAATATTTACTGTCATTGATTGTGACTCAGAATTTACTCGTATTTGTTGAGTAGAAACTTCTGATTTTAATTCTGGTATTTGATAATATCTAGAATTAATCACTTTATATTCAAAGTAATTTAAAGTTCTCATAACAAAACTACTCACAAGAACTGGTATATCTTTTTGAGCAACCCAACTATCAGGAGAATACACATAACTTGATGTCAAAAGGTAAGAGTATTCTATTATTGAGCCCACTTTCACATTAGGTAAATGTATTTTTTTATTTGTTCGTTCTTCTGTCACTTTTTCTACATGAACCATACTTGGTTTGAACTTTTCCTTTACAACTTTACCGTTAACTAAGTTATATACAGCTCCTTTAATAGAACTAATAGATTCTCCATCTCCACTAGATTCGTAAGTTGAAAGCACAATATTTGCTTGATCTAGCCCCTCTTTCTTTAATATTTTTATACGAACGTGCTTTTTAAGTTTATATACAAGTCCGTTTCCTCCTATATCAAACGACATATCTCCAAAATCTCCAATAATTAGAGCATTGGCAGAAGTATCCGCTTCATAAGTAGTCATTTTAAGATTTTCTGTAGAGATTTTCCCAAAGTTCAATTTTTTAGGAAGTGTTTGTGCGTAAGAATGCCCACTTATTACAAAGAATAAGAGCATTAATAATAGTCTGCTTTTTGTATTCATGATTTAGTTATTTTTAGTTTTCATTTTAAGTAATCATAACCACCTTTTCTCCTTATTTCTAGGTAAAAAATAAATTGTTTAACTCTAAAATATACTATCTATCAAAAGTTTGCTTGTTTTTAGTAAAAGTAATATTGTTAGAATTAAGAGTTTATTTTTTGCTAATATTTCTATTCAGTCGAGTAAAAAGTTCTATAATAAATATCGAAAGTTTTTAAGCTAATTTTCTAGTTCTTACATCTTTTGAGGAAGTAAACTCTAGTATTATAAATTACTAGTGAAAGTGTTTTTTATATATATCACTAAAAATATAATAGTTACAAATAACACTATTCTTTTTAAATTTCCGAAGGGATCAATATTTTTCTTTAAGTATTATTATTAATTATTTTCCAATACTCTATAAGTTTGTAATTCACCATAAGGCTTGAATCCTAATTTTTCATATATTGGTTTCCCCATAAGAGAAGCATTTAATACACAATAATTTGATTTATATCTTTTAGCTTCAATTATTAACCTTTCTGTAATACTTTTCCCAATTCCTTTTCCTCTTCCTTCTGGTAATGTCCCTATCATATGCAAGCCTGCATTGTTAGAAGCATCAATAAATATCATTCCGCATCCAAGATATTTATTATTCAACTTGTATAAGAATAGCTTAATTTTATTTGACTGTTCAATAATCTGAGCTATCACTTTCTTGTCTACATAATAACCAAAAGAAGCAGATGCTGTACTTGCAAAACCTTCAATATCATTTTTTGAAGTTACTTCTATAATATTGGGGTTTGCTTTAAGTTTATCAAATTCAGAGCTTAAATTTAAAGCCATATTAAGTTGACCAAATACAAGCTTTAGATTTGTATTTTTATTAAGAGTATTTGGTTTTTCTACTGTTAGTACTGCTGGTAATTTTGCTTCTCTACTTAATTGAATTATTGTAGAAAAACCATCCTCATTAGTATGAATATCAAATATTCTATTGGGCCAATCAGAATCTGTAATTTCTATAGATTTGTAATTTTTACTAATATTTAATTTGTGGAGTGAGTTACCTATTTCTTCCCAAAACTCAAATAAATTATTCGTTATTTCCTTATTCATATTATTCTTTTTTTGAATCTCTTTCTCATTTATGTCCTAATAATAATTTAGAAAAAAATAAGCAGTTAAATATGGAATTACCTAACTGCTTATTTTTATTATTTTATCTAGAAATCGATCTAAGGAAATTTAGGGAAGTCTGAAAAGTCTCTTTTTCTTTTTTCTAAGAATGCATTTCTACCTTCAACAGCCTCGTCTGTACCGTAAGCTAATCGAGTTGCCTCTCCTGCATACACTTGTTGTCCAACTAATCCGTCATCAATTAAATTGAAACCGAACTTAAGCATTTTGATTGCTGTAGGACTTTTAGTCATAATTTCTTGAGCCCAATCATAAGCAACTTGCTCTAGCTCCTCATGTGGTACAACTTTATTCACCATACCCATTTCAAAAGCTTCTTGAGATGAATATTCAGCCCCTAAAAAGAAGATTTCTCTTGCTCTCTTTTGGCCAACTTGACGTGCTAAATATGCTGAACCAAAGCCACCGTCAAAGCTAGCTACATCAGCATCAGTTTGCTTAAATTTACCATGTTCTTTACTTGCAATCGTTAAATCACAAACAACATGTAAACTATGGCCACCACCAACAGCCCATCCTGGAACTACTGCAATAACCACTTTATTCATAAACCTAATCTGACGTTGAACATCAAGAATATTAAATCTATTAATACCGTTTGCACCTTTATACCCAGTAGTTGATCTTACACGTTGATCTCCACCTGAGCAAAATGCCCATCCTCCATCTTTCTCAGAAGGTCCTTCTCCGGTAATTAAAACAACACCTATTTCTTGACTTTCATGGCAAATAATTAACGCTTCCCATAATTCATCAACTGTTTTTGGTGTGAATGCATTACGACATTCAGGTCTATTAAATGCTATTCTTGCAACACCATTCAACGTTTTGAAGGTTATTTCCTCGTATTCTTTTTCTGTTTTCCACTCAAGATTTGCCATTGCTCTATTTTTGTATTTTATGTCTTACAAATGTAAGTACTATCCAATTAATTTCGCTTTATTTTAAGAAGTTTCTTATTCCATAACTTGCTAAAACACCTTCTCCTGTGGCTGCTGCAACTTGAGCTATGGCACCTTCTCTACAATCTCCCGCTGCAAAGATTCCACCTACTGACGTTTCTGCTAAGCCAGTCGTTTTTATAAATCCTCTCTCATCTAAATCAATTAATTCTTTAAAAGGAGTTGTATTTGGTATCAACCCTATAAAAATAAAAACACCATCTGCAGAGATTAACTCTTCTTCATTAGAATCATTATCTCTAACTTTTAATGATTGGAAGGTTTCATTTTCGCTAGCAATAAATTCTATTGGTGTTTTATTTAAGTAGGTAGAAATATTATCAATTGTTTCTAACTTTTCTACGTAAGTTTTTGATGCTGAGAACTCACTTGAGCGATGAACAATTTTAACTGATTTACAAAAACCAGCTAAAAATATACCTTCTTCTAATGCAGAATTTCCTCCTCCTACAACAATAATATCTTTATCTCTATAAAATGCCCCATCGCAGGTAGCACAAAAGTGAATACCTGATCCCACTAATTCTTTCTCATTAGGTATGCCTAATAAACGGTATGTAGAACCTGTAGACAATACAACTGTTTTACTTAAAAAAGTTGTACTCTTTGTTTCTACATTAAATAAATCATCTTTCTTAAGGATAGAAACTACTTCTTCGCCGGTTTTAATCTCTGCTC
This region includes:
- a CDS encoding DUF3858 domain-containing protein, yielding MNTKSRLLLMLLFFVISGHSYAQTLPKKLNFGKISTENLKMTTYEADTSANALIIGDFGDMSFDIGGNGLVYKLKKHVRIKILKKEGLDQANIVLSTYESSGDGESISSIKGAVYNLVNGKVVKEKFKPSMVHVEKVTEERTNKKIHLPNVKVGSIIEYSYLLTSSYVYSPDSWVAQKDIPVLVSSFVMRTLNYFEYKVINSRYYQIPELKSEVSTQQIRVNSESQSMTVNIRKWRAENIPAFKPEPLITSPYDYLAKLKIELKSSDFGMKPHTTSWPVVLDDIRRSVYNGTSSISVGFMKDELEAIMAKTEDKTERAVLVYTLIQSRMTWDGDYGRYKSSPLRKSYMDKKGNVVDINLLLIGALNKVGITTSPLYGSTRKYGKIVRGSAEKSQLIYVMAVASIDGNKIILDATSKSTPFGVLPERALNYQGVLMSNNDHINGQFIAINPTVKDDISIRMKMKINPDLGVEGNKIVSYKGYAAIDWREDVNGNDEEEYLTSLEEDVIGLSISDYEKQGASNMYEKAIENYNFEVENVIEKVGDKFIFNPMFLINLSENPFTQEKRLYPVELPYSIDRKYTFQVELPEGFDVVDLPRPQQMVLPNKGGKFRYQIVKNNNLLTFLIDFELNRLVFNTDEYTILKTFFEKAYSIQKMPLELTQIQ
- a CDS encoding GNAT family N-acetyltransferase; this translates as MNKEITNNLFEFWEEIGNSLHKLNISKNYKSIEITDSDWPNRIFDIHTNEDGFSTIIQLSREAKLPAVLTVEKPNTLNKNTNLKLVFGQLNMALNLSSEFDKLKANPNIIEVTSKNDIEGFASTASASFGYYVDKKVIAQIIEQSNKIKLFLYKLNNKYLGCGMIFIDASNNAGLHMIGTLPEGRGKGIGKSITERLIIEAKRYKSNYCVLNASLMGKPIYEKLGFKPYGELQTYRVLENN
- a CDS encoding 1,4-dihydroxy-2-naphthoyl-CoA synthase, which codes for MANLEWKTEKEYEEITFKTLNGVARIAFNRPECRNAFTPKTVDELWEALIICHESQEIGVVLITGEGPSEKDGGWAFCSGGDQRVRSTTGYKGANGINRFNILDVQRQIRFMNKVVIAVVPGWAVGGGHSLHVVCDLTIASKEHGKFKQTDADVASFDGGFGSAYLARQVGQKRAREIFFLGAEYSSQEAFEMGMVNKVVPHEELEQVAYDWAQEIMTKSPTAIKMLKFGFNLIDDGLVGQQVYAGEATRLAYGTDEAVEGRNAFLEKRKRDFSDFPKFP